Proteins encoded by one window of Candidatus Bathyarchaeota archaeon:
- the tsaA gene encoding tRNA (N6-threonylcarbamoyladenosine(37)-N6)-methyltransferase TrmO produces the protein MVNELKNENVKATLRFIGVVKKVEEDEAKILLFPRFCPGLKGIEAFSHIIILYWTHLRDSKKERNTLLVFPRRHEVNVETGVFACRSPSRPNPISLCVVELVKVEECILTVRGLDAYEGTPIIDVKPYMPRADSIPNARVPEWTSRGPPT, from the coding sequence AACACTGCGTTTTATTGGAGTTGTGAAGAAAGTTGAAGAGGATGAAGCAAAAATACTTTTGTTCCCCCGATTCTGCCCAGGGCTTAAGGGTATAGAAGCCTTCTCTCACATAATTATCCTATACTGGACTCACCTACGTGACAGCAAAAAGGAAAGGAATACCTTGTTAGTTTTTCCGAGAAGACACGAAGTAAACGTGGAAACTGGCGTTTTTGCTTGTCGAAGTCCTTCCCGACCAAACCCCATAAGCTTATGCGTAGTCGAACTAGTGAAAGTTGAAGAATGCATCTTAACAGTAAGAGGCCTTGATGCCTACGAAGGGACACCAATAATTGACGTTAAACCATACATGCCAAGGGCTGATTCTATCCCTAATGCAAGGGTTCCAGAGTGGACATCACGTGGTCCTCCAACATGA
- a CDS encoding CPBP family intramembrane metalloprotease — translation MDIKRGLIVVSVYLGVSVLIFASDFIPLGMVEDVSVSPAFFSLILLVPLFLWYMRIRRMLSSEDETEENVVWVEIFALFLLSMAVRIPFVLVMGMAFEKTAVIYLVVLTVALVKRNNLGVLGFRTEHFTRSLLIGLVYYLVFGMALFATFFGLIYAFTGHLVVTGYDLFPSLFVFPFMTFCVGVSEEGLFRGFIQTRLAKFYSERKALLVQALLFGVWHFIWHVSPFDSVGMLLHVSSTFVFGLVFGQFYRKSRTLIPLILAHGLVDTIGYGATFNPELEMADPRVQGIQALSFITGIIILALCTKFLAGKAQVNAETHVRAQL, via the coding sequence ATGGACATTAAAAGAGGCTTAATTGTTGTTTCAGTTTATCTTGGCGTTTCAGTTTTGATTTTTGCCAGCGACTTTATACCGCTTGGAATGGTTGAAGATGTCAGTGTTTCACCTGCATTTTTCTCTCTTATCTTGCTTGTCCCACTTTTCTTGTGGTACATGCGTATACGTAGAATGCTTTCTTCAGAGGACGAAACGGAGGAAAACGTTGTCTGGGTTGAGATCTTCGCCTTATTTCTATTATCAATGGCTGTTCGTATCCCTTTTGTGCTGGTTATGGGGATGGCTTTCGAGAAGACCGCAGTTATTTACCTTGTCGTCTTGACCGTTGCTTTGGTTAAGAGAAACAATTTAGGTGTTCTTGGTTTCAGAACCGAACATTTCACCCGTTCGCTCTTGATAGGTTTAGTTTATTATTTGGTGTTTGGAATGGCTTTGTTCGCAACGTTCTTCGGCTTAATCTACGCGTTTACTGGGCATCTAGTTGTTACGGGTTACGATCTGTTTCCATCTCTCTTCGTTTTTCCCTTCATGACCTTCTGCGTAGGCGTCAGCGAGGAAGGCCTGTTCCGAGGCTTCATACAGACACGCTTAGCAAAGTTCTATAGTGAAAGGAAGGCTTTGCTGGTTCAAGCTTTGCTCTTCGGCGTTTGGCACTTCATCTGGCATGTTTCCCCGTTCGACTCAGTCGGAATGCTACTACACGTTTCCAGCACCTTCGTTTTCGGCTTAGTTTTTGGACAGTTTTACAGAAAGTCGAGGACCCTTATTCCACTTATACTCGCACATGGTCTGGTGGACACAATCGGATACGGAGCCACTTTCAATCCGGAGCTAGAAATGGCGGATCCCCGTGTTCAAGGGATTCAAGCACTTTCTTTCATCACAGGCATAATCATCCTTGCCTTGTGCACAAAGTTTCTAGCAGGAAAGGCACAGGTTAACGCCGAAACGCATGTGCGTGCACAGCTCTGA
- a CDS encoding MFS transporter, with protein sequence MRQIRVAILIQVLNSFVSGILTVVLPLMMAERNIDIVTMGLVFAAMPMIFQLGRMFFAIVSDFWGRKPFFALNGILGVISNLIYYLAYTPLEFLFGKVMEGVKSGSLWAVNRAFLLEKSERKWRTLVSLRTTAYISSAVGSLFAGFLVVWFFYEGTLMLCVLLGVSVIPLSLLLVGGVKKKLSVSKALHVLDFRKKRKIFKTCFFLFFVMGLSFGFVSGFVYPLFLSSNGFKAETIGILLGLQILLAGFISHLFAGRFEISKLIIISGVLYSFALISIGFSSSVIAGILVVAYGVIEGFLGIGQEGILSRIVNKESYGTDIGLLWMGHHCGRSFSLAMSGLLISLFGFVAPFLVSAFIFALFYIPSFFILRE encoded by the coding sequence TTGCGGCAGATCAGAGTTGCTATTCTTATCCAAGTCTTGAATTCTTTTGTTAGTGGCATTCTTACAGTTGTTTTGCCTTTGATGATGGCAGAGAGAAACATTGACATAGTGACTATGGGTCTTGTTTTTGCAGCTATGCCTATGATTTTTCAGCTTGGAAGAATGTTTTTTGCCATCGTGTCTGATTTTTGGGGGAGAAAGCCTTTCTTTGCCTTGAATGGAATATTGGGGGTTATCTCAAACTTGATCTATTACTTAGCATATACCCCGTTGGAATTCTTATTTGGAAAGGTTATGGAGGGAGTTAAAAGCGGTTCTTTGTGGGCAGTCAATAGAGCCTTCCTTCTAGAAAAAAGTGAGAGAAAATGGAGAACACTGGTAAGTTTAAGAACAACAGCTTACATTTCTTCTGCTGTCGGGAGTTTGTTTGCTGGTTTTCTTGTGGTTTGGTTCTTCTATGAAGGAACTTTGATGTTGTGTGTTTTACTTGGAGTTTCTGTTATTCCACTATCTCTCTTGTTGGTGGGCGGAGTAAAGAAAAAGTTGAGTGTATCGAAAGCTTTGCATGTGTTGGATTTTAGAAAGAAGAGAAAGATTTTCAAGACCTGTTTTTTCCTGTTTTTTGTTATGGGTTTGTCTTTTGGATTTGTGAGTGGCTTTGTCTATCCCCTGTTTTTGAGTAGTAATGGCTTTAAAGCTGAGACAATAGGTATACTGCTTGGTTTGCAGATCTTATTAGCTGGTTTCATCTCGCATCTTTTTGCTGGGAGATTTGAAATAAGCAAGCTCATAATCATCAGTGGGGTGCTCTACTCATTTGCACTTATTTCTATTGGATTCTCGAGTTCAGTAATTGCTGGTATTCTTGTAGTTGCTTATGGTGTTATTGAAGGTTTTCTTGGCATTGGTCAGGAGGGGATTCTGTCAAGGATTGTAAATAAAGAATCTTATGGAACTGACATAGGATTGTTATGGATGGGGCACCATTGTGGAAGATCCTTCAGTCTTGCCATGTCAGGGTTACTTATCTCGCTATTTGGTTTTGTAGCTCCATTCCTAGTGTCTGCTTTCATTTTCGCACTCTTTTACATACCGTCATTCTTCATTCTAAGAGAGTAG
- a CDS encoding Lrp/AsnC family transcriptional regulator, whose amino-acid sequence MRKLKDIDYKILFELLKNSKMSDRKLAKKVGVSQPTVTRRRARLEKDVIDGYTLVPKWEKLGYEILAFTFVKTKQTLGLKEKSEAAVKRGTEWLMNQANVIMSGGCRGMGVNAFMISVHKSYSDFDSFMAKHKRELGDTFTDVQTVLVNLGGNQILKPLHLKYLAEAK is encoded by the coding sequence TTGAGGAAACTAAAAGATATTGATTACAAGATTCTCTTCGAGTTGCTGAAGAACTCTAAGATGAGTGATAGGAAACTGGCTAAGAAAGTTGGGGTTTCTCAGCCAACCGTAACAAGAAGGAGAGCAAGGTTGGAAAAAGATGTAATTGACGGTTATACTCTTGTCCCAAAATGGGAGAAACTGGGATATGAGATTCTTGCATTCACGTTTGTCAAAACGAAACAGACCCTTGGATTAAAAGAAAAATCTGAAGCTGCTGTGAAGAGAGGGACAGAATGGCTGATGAACCAAGCCAATGTCATTATGAGTGGTGGATGCAGAGGAATGGGTGTGAATGCCTTTATGATATCGGTTCACAAGAGCTACTCAGACTTTGACAGCTTCATGGCTAAACATAAACGAGAATTGGGGGATACGTTTACTGATGTTCAAACGGTTCTTGTGAATCTTGGTGGAAATCAGATACTCAAGCCTCTTCACTTGAAATACTTGGCAGAAGCAAAATAG
- a CDS encoding flavodoxin family protein, with translation MRVLIAYYSETGNTEKVARSIYEEASKKHEANLKRVDEVTVDILNDYDVVFLGSACHSTDLAAPLKRILDAIPHSPKFKLAGFFTRATSSEWFNRWASKCTSSFQKASKEKKIDFEGCYNCQGVPPPPIQEFIKREVITSSDEWEKYVKEVMKHPTPEDLQKAREFARKVLSQVQE, from the coding sequence ATGAGAGTGTTGATTGCTTATTATAGCGAAACGGGTAACACTGAGAAGGTTGCTAGATCCATTTATGAAGAGGCTTCAAAGAAGCATGAGGCAAATTTGAAGAGAGTTGATGAGGTTACAGTGGACATTTTGAATGATTATGATGTTGTTTTTCTAGGTTCAGCTTGTCACTCAACAGACCTAGCGGCTCCATTAAAAAGAATCTTGGATGCTATTCCACATTCACCTAAGTTTAAGCTTGCAGGATTCTTTACTCGTGCAACCTCCTCAGAATGGTTCAACAGATGGGCATCTAAATGCACATCATCTTTTCAAAAAGCAAGCAAAGAAAAGAAAATTGACTTCGAGGGTTGTTACAATTGCCAAGGTGTACCACCTCCTCCAATACAAGAATTCATAAAGAGAGAGGTAATCACATCCTCTGATGAATGGGAAAAATATGTCAAAGAAGTAATGAAGCATCCAACACCTGAAGACCTACAGAAAGCTAGAGAATTCGCAAGAAAGGTTCTATCACAAGTTCAGGAGTAG
- the mntR gene encoding transcriptional regulator MntR, giving the protein MVKKDKTVKLSENEEGYIETIHSLIREHGYARVADIADTLDVKPPSVTNMLQKLDEQKFVTYTRYRGVVLTTRGKSLAETLERRHQALKKFLIMIGVSEETAEKDACEIEHKINRETIGKLTRFVEFVQSAPETPLFLKHFKEFEKTGKRPRHRKLKKVE; this is encoded by the coding sequence ATGGTGAAAAAAGACAAAACAGTCAAACTCAGCGAAAACGAAGAAGGTTATATTGAAACAATTCACAGCCTAATCAGAGAACATGGTTACGCTAGAGTTGCGGACATAGCTGATACATTAGACGTGAAACCTCCAAGCGTAACAAACATGCTTCAGAAACTGGATGAACAGAAATTCGTCACCTACACGCGGTACAGAGGCGTTGTACTGACGACTAGAGGAAAATCGCTTGCAGAAACTCTAGAACGACGACACCAAGCATTAAAGAAGTTTTTGATAATGATAGGGGTTAGTGAAGAGACTGCTGAGAAGGATGCTTGCGAGATAGAACATAAAATAAACCGTGAAACCATAGGAAAGCTCACAAGGTTCGTAGAATTTGTGCAGTCAGCACCGGAAACACCCCTTTTCCTTAAGCATTTTAAAGAATTTGAAAAAACCGGGAAGCGTCCGAGACACCGCAAGCTGAAGAAGGTAGAATAA
- a CDS encoding ferrous iron transport protein A, with the protein MIKLELPLTRLRNGESGVIVSINASPSHHHRRRRKWGFQKRLEDMGLTPGTKVTVVRSAPFHGPIELHVRGSRLAIGRGMAERILVSAER; encoded by the coding sequence ATGATAAAACTGGAACTGCCACTAACCCGCCTTAGAAACGGCGAAAGCGGAGTCATAGTCTCCATCAACGCATCACCAAGTCATCATCATCGTCGCCGCCGCAAATGGGGTTTTCAAAAAAGACTAGAAGACATGGGTCTCACCCCAGGAACCAAAGTAACAGTAGTCAGATCAGCCCCTTTCCATGGCCCAATAGAACTCCACGTAAGAGGCTCCAGACTAGCAATCGGAAGAGGAATGGCAGAGAGAATTCTAGTGAGCGCAGAAAGGTGA